Part of the Brevibacillus brevis genome is shown below.
CATTAAAAAAACGAAATCAAGAGTTAATTTTAAAGGTTTTTTCTTCCATAAACGATTTGCTCCACTCTGTTCCAATCAAAAAAGAAGCAGGATGTCTCTCCTGCCCCTTCCTGGTACTGCAATGCCTATGAACCCGATCTACGCCTGGATGGCGTTCAGACCGCGCTTTTTCCAATATTGAACGACACCCGCCACTGCCAGCACAACCGCTCCTGCTCCCATCAAATACGATTCCGGGAAGATCAGCAACACGCCGCCTGCAATCATTACGGCACGGACGAACCAGTTGATTCGGGTGAACAAAAAGCCTTCCGTTGCGGCTGCGAGCGCAATAACAGCAATCACCGTAGTGACCGTCGCAAGCAAAATATCAAGCATCCCCGAATGGAGGATAAGCATCGCCGGTTTGTAAATAAAAATGAACGGGACGATGAATCCGGCCAAAGCCAATTTGCACGAGATCCAGCCAGTCCGCTGCGGGTCGGATCCTGCAATCCCTGCACCGGCGAAGGCAGCCAGCGCGATAGGCGGCGTCAAATTGGCGATTGCTCCGAAATAAAAGACGAACAGGTGCGACGCCAGCGGGTCGATTCCGTATGTGGACAAGGCTGGAGCAGCCATCGTCGCGGTGATGATGTAGCACGGAATTGAAGGGAGACCCAACCCCAAAATGATCGAAGCGATCATCGTAAAGAAGAGAGTCATAAACAGGCTGCCGGATCCCATCATCAGGATGATATTGGCGAGCTTCAGCCCCAGTCCCGTCAAGCTGAACACCCCGACGGTAATTCCCACAGCCGCACAGGCTACCGCCACGCCAAGCGCGTCCCGGACACCGTTTTCCAGAGCTTTCAGGATGTCGCGGACATTCATCCGGCTGGATGGGCGAAACGCGGCGATGATGACAGTCGCGACAATCGTCACGACTGCGACCAGTGTGGGTGTATACCCCATCATGAGCAGCGCCACGAGCAGCAGCAACGGAAGGAGGAGATGCCCTCGTTCTCGGAGCACATCTTTTACCTTCGGCAGCTCCTGCTTGCTCAGCCCCTGCAAGTTCTCTCGGTCTGCCCGCAAATGAACCTGAACGAGCAAACCGAAGTAGTACATGATCGCCGGAATCAGCGCGGCAATTGCGATCGTGATATAGGGGACACCCAGGGTCTCGGCCATGATGAAGGCAGCCGCTCCCATGATCGGCGGCAAGATTTGCCCGCCAACCGCTGCGGTCGCTTCGACTGCCGCAGCAAACTCCGGCTTGTAGCCTACCCGTTTCATCATCGGGATGGTAAACGAGCCCGTCGTCACTACACTGGCAACCGCCGAGCCGTTGATAGACCCGTGGACCGCACTCGCGATCACGCCGACTTTGGCTGGCCCACCCTTGCTGCTGCCTGCCAGCGAAAGAGACAAATCGTTGAATAGCGTGCCCATTCCGGATTTGGACAAAAAGGCGCCAAAAATAATGAACAGGATAATAAACGAGGCGGAAACCGCAGTTGCGTCGCCAAAAATTCCTTCGGTGGTGACGTACATGTAGTTTGCAATGTCGCTCAGCGTGTACCCCCGGTGTCCGAAGTCACCGGGCAAGTACGGGCCCACGTATGCGTACACGACAAATATGGCTGCCATCGCCGTCAGCTCCCAGCCGGCTACGCGACGCGACGCTTCCAGCACGAGTATGCACGTAATCGTCGCAAACACGACATCCAGCATCGACGGGAT
Proteins encoded:
- a CDS encoding TRAP transporter permease, with the protein product MNAHDQLPNEEEIRSNESKAQAILQEYDKEAGYRVFTKKWPTVLVSAIAVAFALYHMYAAYAVPLVTLKHRSLHVAIVLCLIFILYPGWKKASRKTLSLLDGVLAVLSLGTAGYIFIYYLDIVNRGGIPSMLDVVFATITCILVLEASRRVAGWELTAMAAIFVVYAYVGPYLPGDFGHRGYTLSDIANYMYVTTEGIFGDATAVSASFIILFIIFGAFLSKSGMGTLFNDLSLSLAGSSKGGPAKVGVIASAVHGSINGSAVASVVTTGSFTIPMMKRVGYKPEFAAAVEATAAVGGQILPPIMGAAAFIMAETLGVPYITIAIAALIPAIMYYFGLLVQVHLRADRENLQGLSKQELPKVKDVLRERGHLLLPLLLLVALLMMGYTPTLVAVVTIVATVIIAAFRPSSRMNVRDILKALENGVRDALGVAVACAAVGITVGVFSLTGLGLKLANIILMMGSGSLFMTLFFTMIASIILGLGLPSIPCYIITATMAAPALSTYGIDPLASHLFVFYFGAIANLTPPIALAAFAGAGIAGSDPQRTGWISCKLALAGFIVPFIFIYKPAMLILHSGMLDILLATVTTVIAVIALAAATEGFLFTRINWFVRAVMIAGGVLLIFPESYLMGAGAVVLAVAGVVQYWKKRGLNAIQA